One part of the Bacteroidia bacterium genome encodes these proteins:
- a CDS encoding START domain-containing protein, with protein MKVLSLFILAFSFSLLLPAQENWELKKDKDDIQVYYRDSPTSDIKELKITTLIECKLSAAVSVVNDIAEMPNWVFRCEEAEVLQGNTNSNFVFVNRTSMPFLFTDRELIFSCRTYQEKNSLITHSECKALPNFLPDSEDYVRIQNALSSWKFTPQKNGWIEAEYFLSLDPAGSIPAWLVNWGLDYGPLKTIAKFKALVKEEKYASRKLDFIKEIKGN; from the coding sequence ATGAAAGTACTCAGTCTTTTTATTCTGGCCTTCTCTTTTAGTCTTTTGCTACCTGCCCAGGAAAATTGGGAGCTAAAAAAAGACAAAGATGACATTCAGGTTTACTACAGAGATAGTCCGACGAGTGATATCAAGGAATTAAAAATTACAACTCTGATCGAATGCAAGCTTTCGGCTGCTGTAAGTGTGGTAAATGATATAGCAGAAATGCCCAATTGGGTATTTCGGTGTGAAGAGGCCGAAGTGTTGCAGGGCAATACGAATTCAAACTTTGTTTTCGTGAATCGAACTTCCATGCCTTTTCTCTTTACCGACAGAGAGCTCATTTTTAGCTGTCGAACCTATCAGGAAAAGAACAGCCTCATTACCCATTCAGAATGCAAAGCTTTACCCAATTTTTTACCAGATTCAGAGGACTACGTTCGAATACAAAATGCCCTCTCCAGCTGGAAATTCACCCCCCAAAAAAATGGATGGATCGAAGCAGAGTATTTTCTCTCTCTGGATCCAGCAGGATCGATTCCCGCCTGGTTGGTCAATTGGGGCCTGGATTATGGGCCACTCAAAACCATAGCTAAGTTCAAAGCATTGGTAAAAGAAGAAAAATATGCCAGCCGTAAATTGGATTTTATTAAAGAGATAAAAGGCAATTGA
- a CDS encoding Crp/Fnr family transcriptional regulator: MSNFKDILLHDPEARVKSYKKGSILHEKGEITNRAFYVNKGLLRSYIIDSKGKEHIFMFASEGWIIADIESQEFELASDLYIDCLEDSELVVFDRTRLFSSGAKTETFEEHFKLLYRRMGVLQRRVLMLMSAPAPDRYKYFLDAYPNLPNRIPQHMIAAYLGITPQALSTIRKKLSQAE; encoded by the coding sequence ATGAGTAATTTCAAGGATATACTGCTGCATGATCCGGAAGCCCGAGTGAAATCCTACAAAAAAGGAAGTATCCTGCATGAGAAAGGGGAAATTACCAATAGGGCTTTTTACGTAAACAAGGGATTGCTGAGAAGTTATATCATTGATAGCAAGGGAAAAGAACATATTTTCATGTTTGCCTCTGAAGGATGGATCATTGCAGATATTGAATCACAGGAATTTGAACTGGCTTCGGATTTATACATAGATTGTCTGGAAGATTCCGAACTGGTGGTTTTTGATCGCACTCGTCTATTTTCTTCCGGAGCAAAAACGGAAACGTTCGAAGAGCATTTCAAACTTCTGTACCGACGAATGGGAGTGCTGCAAAGAAGGGTGCTCATGCTCATGAGTGCGCCAGCTCCGGACAGGTATAAGTATTTCTTGGATGCCTACCCCAATCTCCCTAATCGTATCCCTCAACATATGATTGCCGCTTATTTGGGTATAACCCCTCAGGCATTAAGTACCATAAGAAAAAAGCTTAGTCAGGCTGAATAG
- a CDS encoding (4Fe-4S)-binding protein, with amino-acid sequence MVKEYSNGEITIKWQAKKCQHAGICVRTLPKVYKPKTKPWISPENASTEELINQINQCPSGALSYYKNDGE; translated from the coding sequence ATGGTTAAAGAATATTCAAATGGTGAGATAACCATTAAATGGCAAGCAAAGAAATGCCAGCATGCAGGCATTTGTGTACGAACTTTACCTAAGGTGTATAAGCCCAAAACTAAGCCCTGGATAAGTCCGGAAAATGCTTCAACTGAAGAACTAATCAATCAAATCAACCAATGTCCCTCAGGGGCTTTAAGCTATTATAAAAATGATGGAGAATAA
- a CDS encoding DUF5996 family protein: MMENKSLATKWPKLDFAQMQDTLETLHQWLQIVGKIRLKTMPWQNHSWHTSLYISPKGYSTQGIPYQGGVFQIDFDFRQHKLIISCSNTEDESIDLYPRTVADFHKELFEKLAAMGIEVKIHPSPNEMEPAIPFAENTLNKSYDPAQAEALWKAMLKANGVFNRFRSEFIGKASPVHLFWGAFDLAVTRFSGNPAPLHPGGMPNMSLEVMQEAYSQEVSSAGFWPGSKDAPFPVFYAYAYPSGENFGKQQVLPKEAFYSEDMGEFFLKYEDVQKAADPETYLYDFLQSTYEAAALTSSWDRVKLEKQA; encoded by the coding sequence ATGATGGAGAATAAAAGCCTTGCAACCAAATGGCCAAAACTGGATTTCGCCCAGATGCAGGATACCCTGGAAACTTTGCATCAGTGGCTACAGATTGTTGGAAAAATTCGTTTGAAAACGATGCCCTGGCAGAATCATAGCTGGCATACATCCTTGTACATTAGCCCCAAAGGATATTCAACCCAGGGAATCCCATATCAGGGCGGTGTTTTTCAAATCGATTTTGATTTCAGGCAGCATAAATTGATTATTTCCTGCTCAAATACGGAGGATGAAAGCATAGATTTATATCCCAGGACGGTAGCGGATTTCCACAAAGAATTATTTGAGAAACTAGCCGCTATGGGGATAGAAGTAAAAATTCATCCCAGCCCAAATGAGATGGAGCCTGCCATTCCTTTTGCCGAAAACACCCTCAACAAATCCTATGATCCCGCACAGGCTGAAGCCCTTTGGAAAGCTATGCTCAAAGCCAATGGCGTATTCAATCGCTTCAGAAGTGAATTTATCGGCAAGGCGAGTCCGGTACATTTATTCTGGGGTGCCTTTGATCTGGCAGTGACTCGATTCTCCGGTAATCCTGCTCCCTTACATCCGGGAGGCATGCCCAATATGTCTCTGGAAGTCATGCAGGAAGCCTATTCGCAGGAAGTAAGTAGTGCTGGTTTCTGGCCGGGTTCCAAAGACGCTCCTTTTCCTGTTTTTTATGCCTATGCATATCCCAGCGGTGAAAACTTTGGGAAACAGCAAGTGCTACCGAAGGAAGCCTTTTATAGTGAGGATATGGGCGAATTTTTCCTGAAATATGAGGATGTACAAAAAGCTGCAGATCCAGAAACCTATTTGTACGATTTTCTGCAATCTACCTATGAAGCAGCAGCTTTAACTTCAAGTTGGGATCGAGTTAAGTTGGAAAAACAAGCATAA
- a CDS encoding amidohydrolase — protein sequence MKNLLLSLLFFLLLSGCEKKETADLILFNGKILTVDSAHPQVEAIATAEDKIIALGSLSDLSAYKGPDTRMIDLQGQLAIPGLIEGHGHYMRLGQTLMALDLRYAKSWEEIVDMVAKKVQEVDEGDWILGWGWHQEKWEQKPVPSFEGLPYHHSLSKISPNNPVMLSHTSGHGEFINAKAMEMAGITEETPNPEGGEIVRDEEGKALGMLRESAAQFIDDVYNAYQKSRSPEEVEKEHRQQVALAAQEALENGITSFQDMGSSFEEVALLRTMAAEGNLPVRLYMAIHDPAEIMADKLAEFRMIGFGNNYLTNRCIGEKVLDGALGTHGAWLLEPYVDLPHSSGFNVTPIDEIKRSAELAVKHDYQMAIQGIGDRATRELLDIYEANFKEHADQSDWRWRIEHAQVIHPDDLKRFEELEVIAGIQGVFACSDGPWVASRLGESRTKERGYLWRSMIDGGIRVMNGTDPPVEDIDPIASFHCSVSRVLGDGSIFAPEQRMTREQALKSYTLDNAYAAFEEDIKGSLEVGKLADITVLSQDIMTIPLEDIPETEIVYTIVGGSVKYEGK from the coding sequence ATGAAAAACTTGCTACTATCCCTCCTCTTCTTTCTCCTTTTATCTGGCTGTGAAAAAAAAGAAACTGCTGACTTGATTCTTTTCAATGGGAAGATTCTTACAGTCGATTCCGCCCATCCTCAAGTTGAAGCTATTGCCACAGCCGAAGATAAAATTATTGCACTAGGAAGTTTGTCGGACCTAAGCGCCTACAAAGGTCCGGATACCCGCATGATTGATCTTCAGGGACAATTGGCAATTCCTGGACTGATTGAAGGGCATGGGCATTATATGAGATTGGGACAAACGCTTATGGCTTTGGATTTACGCTATGCAAAATCCTGGGAGGAGATAGTAGACATGGTAGCAAAAAAGGTCCAGGAAGTAGATGAGGGAGACTGGATATTGGGTTGGGGATGGCATCAGGAGAAATGGGAGCAAAAGCCTGTTCCTTCCTTTGAAGGACTTCCCTATCATCATAGCTTGAGCAAAATCAGTCCTAATAATCCAGTTATGCTTTCTCATACAAGTGGTCATGGAGAATTTATCAATGCAAAAGCGATGGAAATGGCTGGGATTACGGAAGAAACACCAAATCCTGAGGGAGGAGAAATTGTTCGGGATGAAGAGGGAAAAGCTTTAGGGATGCTGCGAGAATCAGCGGCCCAATTTATTGATGATGTTTACAATGCCTACCAAAAAAGTCGCTCTCCCGAGGAAGTTGAAAAGGAGCATAGGCAGCAGGTAGCCCTTGCTGCTCAGGAAGCCCTGGAAAACGGGATCACAAGCTTTCAGGATATGGGTTCCTCTTTTGAAGAAGTAGCCCTTTTAAGAACTATGGCTGCTGAAGGAAATTTGCCCGTCCGTTTGTATATGGCCATTCATGATCCGGCAGAAATTATGGCTGACAAGCTAGCGGAATTTCGCATGATCGGCTTTGGAAACAACTATCTCACCAATCGCTGCATAGGAGAAAAAGTTCTGGATGGTGCCCTGGGAACACATGGAGCTTGGTTACTGGAACCCTATGTGGATCTTCCTCACTCTTCAGGTTTCAATGTAACGCCCATAGATGAGATCAAACGTTCAGCAGAATTGGCGGTCAAACATGATTACCAAATGGCTATTCAAGGCATAGGAGATCGAGCTACCCGGGAATTGCTGGATATCTATGAAGCAAACTTCAAGGAGCATGCAGATCAATCTGATTGGCGTTGGCGGATCGAACATGCACAGGTCATCCACCCTGATGATCTCAAGCGGTTCGAAGAATTGGAAGTTATAGCGGGCATTCAAGGAGTATTTGCTTGTTCTGATGGTCCCTGGGTTGCTTCTCGTTTAGGGGAAAGTAGGACGAAAGAAAGAGGCTATCTCTGGCGAAGTATGATAGACGGTGGCATAAGAGTAATGAATGGAACGGACCCTCCCGTAGAAGATATAGATCCGATTGCAAGCTTTCATTGTTCGGTGAGTCGAGTACTCGGAGATGGTTCTATCTTCGCTCCTGAGCAAAGAATGACACGGGAACAAGCCTTGAAATCCTACACCCTTGATAATGCATATGCAGCCTTTGAAGAGGATATTAAAGGCAGCCTGGAAGTAGGGAAACTGGCCGATATCACAGTGCTATCCCAGGACATTATGACGATTCCTTTGGAAGATATTCCTGAAACTGAAATCGTCTACACTATCGTAGGTGGAAGCGTCAAATATGAAGGTAAATAA
- a CDS encoding NUDIX hydrolase: MKEIKLASTIMLARDQGNSIEVLLLKRNKALAFAGGLWVFPGGKIEEEERNRSMDDLAAAKLAAIRETKEETHLDIELEDLIFFSHWTTPVIEPRRYATWFFFGKVEESDGEVIIDDSEIKDHLWINPEAALAKVRARELAMMPPTLMSLQLIRKCKSVAEVQAKLEKEEVVYTLPVLQRVGATMVCMYEGDAGYETGEAETAGARHRLLLDMKAGSYQFEFENCPGVLPVNGGMHL; this comes from the coding sequence ATGAAAGAAATTAAGCTAGCTTCCACGATCATGCTTGCCAGAGATCAGGGGAATTCGATAGAGGTACTTTTGTTAAAAAGGAATAAAGCGTTGGCTTTTGCCGGAGGGCTATGGGTCTTCCCCGGAGGAAAAATCGAGGAGGAAGAGAGGAATAGGAGTATGGATGACTTAGCAGCTGCGAAGTTGGCAGCAATTCGGGAAACCAAAGAAGAGACGCATTTGGATATTGAGTTGGAGGATTTGATTTTCTTTAGTCATTGGACTACGCCTGTAATAGAGCCAAGAAGATATGCCACCTGGTTCTTTTTTGGAAAGGTGGAGGAAAGTGATGGCGAAGTGATCATTGATGACAGTGAGATAAAGGATCACCTCTGGATCAATCCGGAAGCTGCTTTAGCTAAAGTTAGAGCCAGAGAGCTGGCCATGATGCCTCCGACTTTGATGAGCTTGCAATTGATCCGAAAGTGTAAAAGTGTGGCAGAAGTTCAGGCAAAATTGGAGAAAGAAGAGGTTGTTTATACCCTGCCAGTCTTGCAAAGAGTAGGCGCTACTATGGTTTGTATGTATGAAGGAGATGCTGGCTATGAAACGGGGGAAGCAGAAACAGCAGGTGCCCGGCATAGACTTTTACTGGATATGAAAGCGGGTAGTTATCAGTTTGAATTTGAAAATTGTCCCGGTGTCCTACCAGTTAATGGAGGTATGCATCTCTAA
- a CDS encoding MBL fold metallo-hydrolase: MPKKAKPIRIELALGIMFQHVNCYLMPGDALSLIDCGLYTQENWFLLQEELKQHGYQISDLEQVIITHEHRDHIGMLPEIMANSGAEILAPKAIKAWFEKPIDMNREEVRFNKRLLAKLGFPEEVLSNAHKFFDQREISRPIEEVSRIQYFEEGDRLQLGNTEWEILHTPGHSPTQYIFLEEGAERVFGSDMLLPIAPMPIPVEGKGEDDPESGALASLLKSYERIKAFDIGEVFPGHGPIFSGANGTIDRQLARIQMRKEECYEAIKSGFTTPYQINRKMYPYQETPPDFSGLYMVLGYLQLLQLEGRIRKIEEEKGELSFSSIP, from the coding sequence ATGCCTAAGAAAGCAAAACCTATCCGTATAGAATTAGCGCTCGGTATCATGTTCCAACATGTAAATTGCTACCTCATGCCGGGGGATGCGCTAAGCCTGATTGATTGCGGTCTTTATACCCAGGAGAATTGGTTCCTTCTTCAGGAGGAATTGAAACAGCATGGATATCAAATCTCCGATTTGGAGCAAGTGATCATCACCCATGAACATAGAGATCATATCGGGATGCTACCGGAAATTATGGCCAATTCAGGCGCAGAGATTCTCGCACCCAAAGCCATAAAGGCTTGGTTCGAAAAACCGATTGATATGAATAGAGAGGAGGTGCGCTTTAACAAAAGGCTGCTTGCTAAACTGGGTTTTCCAGAGGAAGTCTTAAGTAATGCGCATAAATTTTTTGATCAAAGAGAAATCTCTCGACCTATCGAAGAAGTATCTCGTATTCAGTATTTTGAGGAAGGTGATCGCCTTCAATTAGGCAATACAGAGTGGGAGATTTTACATACTCCGGGACATAGTCCAACTCAATATATCTTTCTGGAAGAGGGAGCCGAACGAGTTTTTGGAAGTGATATGCTATTGCCCATAGCACCTATGCCTATCCCTGTAGAGGGCAAAGGAGAAGATGATCCGGAATCGGGTGCTTTGGCAAGTTTGTTAAAGTCTTATGAAAGAATAAAGGCATTTGATATAGGGGAAGTATTTCCAGGACACGGGCCAATCTTCTCAGGGGCCAATGGCACAATAGATCGTCAATTGGCGCGGATTCAGATGCGAAAAGAAGAGTGCTATGAGGCTATAAAGTCTGGCTTTACTACTCCTTATCAGATCAATCGAAAAATGTATCCTTACCAAGAAACTCCTCCCGATTTTAGTGGACTATATATGGTGCTGGGATATCTCCAATTGCTTCAACTGGAAGGGCGGATCAGGAAAATAGAGGAAGAAAAAGGGGAGTTGTCTTTTAGCTCTATTCCCTAG